A DNA window from Leptolyngbya sp. KIOST-1 contains the following coding sequences:
- a CDS encoding histidine kinase — MVDLDYTVGNRRPGSQGGDTPDQNPPGDRSTPHPALPWLDLIQHYSRLVMAVVDVATELGAAPQPHPVLFANRYFCRLTGIEAEGGHLDLSFFDRLSLTHQKALRERFRRHFLSALLHYAYGQANLVSQRLLHEPLVVTLNDSETGQQRQIELRLRTAKEGLRIAAISPELQTCLSDCWAEAPSREQVAIQLLSKEPTFRHLLAALKPGNYTVSGCILIEGIDVTERETSKALIELLVGHESVLGTQRFDQANVLMKQLFGAADSFLLSAENSQAQLFTQLDQPEWQTASYRVEDLQGSAFLRATDRREVVNVPDLSLDCPTPCEVDMLNRGVRSLLLIPLVMRTARLGDGNVQMVGLVGLSSPTPYAFDQADCSRATTLMPALTAAMRHSVQDRFTNIHPSVRWRFEQEAERLSLGLPPAPIVFEGVYPLYGISDIRGSSDERNRAIQKDLLTQFRLALAVVEAAGHSVSNALVGQLALDLADHIVTLEAGVTVDSEVTLLRYLQREVEVHFAYFAQHSPEAEAAIAQYRATIDPNHDCVYTARAVYDTTIGHINGLLRDTWNHWQQSMQAITAHYCDLEATDGIDHMIYAGQAIDSTFTEFQLKSLRYEQLRAVCDCARKGFALKAIYDTDMTVTHLVLVQGYTVDIVHDETTERLFDVRGTRDTRYEIVKKRIDKACDAETGDRITQPGRLTVVYSTSEEWQEYERYLRYLHREGLIEDEIEQGTVEPLQGVNGLKFARVRVRPE; from the coding sequence GTGGTTGACCTTGACTACACTGTGGGCAATCGCAGGCCCGGTAGCCAGGGGGGTGATACCCCTGATCAAAACCCTCCGGGCGATCGGAGCACCCCTCATCCTGCCCTGCCCTGGCTGGATTTGATTCAGCACTATAGCCGCCTGGTGATGGCGGTCGTCGATGTGGCCACCGAGCTGGGAGCGGCCCCGCAGCCCCATCCGGTGCTGTTCGCCAACCGCTATTTCTGCCGCCTGACGGGCATTGAGGCCGAGGGGGGACACCTGGACCTCAGCTTTTTTGACCGCCTTTCCCTCACCCACCAGAAGGCGCTGCGGGAGCGCTTTCGTCGTCACTTTTTGAGCGCGTTGCTTCACTACGCCTACGGGCAGGCCAATCTGGTGTCCCAGCGGCTGCTCCACGAGCCCCTGGTGGTGACCCTGAACGACTCTGAAACCGGACAGCAGCGGCAGATTGAACTGCGGCTGCGGACTGCCAAGGAAGGTCTGCGGATCGCGGCGATCAGTCCTGAGCTACAGACCTGTTTGTCTGACTGCTGGGCCGAGGCCCCCAGTCGGGAGCAGGTGGCCATTCAGCTGCTCAGCAAAGAGCCCACCTTCAGGCACCTGCTGGCGGCCCTCAAGCCGGGGAACTACACGGTGAGCGGCTGCATCCTGATCGAGGGCATTGACGTTACCGAACGGGAGACCTCCAAGGCCCTGATTGAACTCCTGGTGGGCCACGAGTCAGTGCTGGGGACGCAGCGCTTTGATCAGGCGAACGTGCTGATGAAGCAGCTGTTTGGGGCCGCCGACAGCTTTTTGCTGAGCGCCGAGAACAGCCAGGCGCAGCTGTTTACCCAGCTTGACCAGCCCGAGTGGCAGACGGCCAGCTACCGGGTGGAGGACCTGCAGGGTTCGGCCTTTCTGCGCGCCACCGATCGCCGGGAGGTGGTCAACGTGCCCGACCTCAGCCTCGACTGCCCTACGCCCTGCGAGGTGGATATGCTGAATCGGGGGGTGCGATCGCTGCTGCTCATTCCCCTGGTCATGCGCACGGCGCGGCTGGGCGACGGCAACGTCCAGATGGTCGGCCTGGTGGGCCTCTCCAGCCCCACCCCCTACGCCTTTGACCAGGCCGATTGCAGTCGCGCCACCACGCTGATGCCGGCCCTGACCGCCGCCATGCGCCACAGCGTCCAGGACCGTTTCACCAACATTCACCCCTCGGTGCGCTGGCGGTTTGAGCAGGAGGCCGAACGGCTGAGTCTGGGGCTGCCACCTGCGCCAATCGTCTTTGAGGGGGTCTATCCCCTCTACGGCATCTCCGACATTCGCGGTTCATCGGACGAGCGCAACCGGGCGATTCAAAAAGACCTGCTGACCCAGTTTCGCCTCGCCCTGGCTGTGGTTGAAGCCGCAGGCCACTCGGTAAGCAACGCCCTGGTAGGGCAGCTGGCGCTGGATCTGGCCGACCACATAGTCACCCTGGAGGCCGGGGTGACGGTCGATTCGGAGGTGACGCTGCTGCGCTACCTGCAGCGGGAGGTGGAGGTCCATTTCGCCTACTTTGCCCAGCACAGCCCCGAGGCTGAGGCCGCGATCGCCCAATACAGAGCCACCATCGACCCAAACCACGACTGTGTCTACACCGCCCGCGCCGTGTACGACACCACCATTGGCCATATCAACGGGCTGCTGCGCGACACCTGGAACCACTGGCAGCAGTCCATGCAGGCCATTACCGCCCACTACTGCGATCTGGAGGCCACCGACGGCATTGACCACATGATCTACGCCGGTCAGGCCATTGACAGTACCTTCACGGAGTTTCAGCTCAAGTCGCTGCGCTACGAACAGCTGCGGGCGGTGTGTGACTGCGCCCGCAAAGGGTTTGCCCTCAAGGCCATCTACGACACCGACATGACCGTCACCCACCTGGTGCTGGTGCAGGGCTACACGGTCGATATCGTCCACGACGAGACCACCGAGCGTCTGTTCGACGTGCGGGGCACCCGCGACACCCGCTACGAAATCGTCAAAAAGCGCATTGACAAGGCCTGCGATGCAGAAACGGGCGATCGCATTACCCAGCCCGGTAGACTGACGGTGGTCTACTCCACCAGCGAAGAGTGGCAGGAGTACGAGCGCTACCTGCGCTACCTGCACCGCGAGGGCCTGATCGAGGATGAGATCGAACAGGGCACCGTCGAACCACTCCAGGGGGTCAACGGGCTGAAGTTTGCCCGGGTGCGGGTAAGGCCTGAGTAG
- a CDS encoding SDR family NAD(P)-dependent oxidoreductase: MDQAAKTVVVVGASRGIGAAVAQHFADRGDTVWSVSRSPAVAGEWIQADISGPEGIGAIARALGNTPLDALLFMGGVWEEGAFTDAYDFRASSDAETRFVIAVNTIAPIEITRALAANLAQTANPRALYIGALTGLDNCASPEVANTAAKFGLQGAVQSLRLALGVQNIGFTVINPGNVATEEVLLDIEEGRFGPQTPIPMAVITGAIDWLLSLPPAVDVPELNLWQRSPGNS; encoded by the coding sequence GTGGACCAAGCCGCCAAAACCGTTGTCGTTGTCGGTGCCAGTCGCGGCATTGGGGCAGCGGTGGCCCAGCATTTTGCCGACCGGGGAGACACCGTTTGGTCAGTATCCCGCAGTCCGGCGGTGGCAGGGGAGTGGATCCAGGCAGATATTTCCGGCCCGGAGGGGATTGGGGCGATCGCCCGCGCCCTGGGCAACACCCCCCTCGATGCCCTGCTGTTTATGGGCGGGGTGTGGGAGGAGGGGGCGTTTACCGACGCCTACGACTTCAGGGCCAGTTCCGACGCCGAAACGCGGTTTGTGATCGCCGTCAACACCATTGCCCCGATCGAGATCACCCGCGCCCTGGCGGCCAACCTGGCCCAGACAGCCAATCCCCGCGCCCTCTACATCGGTGCCCTCACCGGCCTGGACAACTGCGCCTCGCCGGAGGTGGCCAACACCGCCGCCAAGTTTGGGCTGCAAGGGGCGGTGCAGTCGCTGCGGCTGGCGCTGGGCGTTCAGAATATTGGTTTCACGGTGATTAACCCCGGCAACGTGGCCACCGAGGAAGTCCTGCTCGACATTGAGGAAGGGCGGTTCGGCCCGCAGACGCCGATTCCGATGGCGGTGATCACCGGGGCGATCGACTGGCTGCTGAGCCTGCCGCCTGCGGTGGATGTGCCAGAGTTGAACCTGTGGCAGCGATCGCCCGGGAACAGCTAG
- a CDS encoding lipocalin-like domain-containing protein, whose product MIPTDLHLGTWRLVAVRAIHPHGSVVPDASGPNSSGLLTYTANG is encoded by the coding sequence ATGATTCCCACTGACCTCCACCTGGGCACCTGGCGGCTGGTCGCCGTCCGCGCCATCCACCCCCACGGTTCCGTAGTGCCCGACGCCTCGGGTCCCAATTCCAGCGGATTGCTCACCTACACCGCCAACGGGTAA
- the ffh gene encoding signal recognition particle protein — MFEALSDRLESAWKSLRGQDKISESNIDGALREVRRALLEADVNLQVIKDFIAQVKENALGIEVVKGVSPDQQFIKVVNDELVRLMGDTNAPLADAPTKPTVVLMAGLQGTGKTTATAKLALHLRKENRSTLLVATDVYRPAAVDQLITLGKQIDVPVFELGTDANPVDIARQGVEKARADGVDTVIVDTAGRLQIDPKMMAELADIKTAIDPDEVLLVVDAMTGQEAANLTRTFHDQIGITGAILTKMDGDARGGAALSVRQISGQPIKFIGVGEKVEALQPFYPDRMASRILGMGDVLTLVEKAQEAVDIADAEKLTQKILEAEFDFDDFLKQMRFMKSMGSLGSIMKLIPGMGKQISGEMLEQGEVQLKRCEAMINSMTTEERKHPNLLSSSPSRRRRIAKGSGHQEKDVGKLVSDFTKMRTMMQQMGRGGGLPGMGGGMPGMGGGFPGMGGGMPGMGGMGGRPQPGFRAPSNKKQKTQKKKKGFGEL; from the coding sequence ATGTTTGAAGCCCTGTCCGATCGCCTTGAGTCTGCCTGGAAAAGCCTGCGTGGCCAGGACAAAATCAGCGAATCCAATATAGACGGTGCCCTCCGCGAGGTGCGCCGCGCCCTGCTAGAGGCCGATGTCAACCTCCAGGTGATCAAAGACTTTATCGCCCAGGTGAAAGAAAACGCCCTGGGCATTGAGGTGGTCAAGGGGGTCAGCCCCGACCAGCAGTTTATCAAAGTGGTAAACGACGAACTGGTGCGGCTGATGGGCGACACCAACGCCCCCCTGGCCGACGCCCCCACCAAGCCCACCGTGGTGCTGATGGCGGGTCTCCAGGGCACCGGTAAAACCACCGCCACCGCCAAGCTGGCCCTGCACCTGCGCAAGGAAAACCGCAGCACCCTGCTGGTGGCCACCGACGTCTACCGCCCCGCCGCCGTCGATCAGCTGATCACCCTCGGTAAACAGATCGACGTGCCCGTGTTTGAGCTGGGCACCGACGCCAACCCCGTGGACATCGCCCGCCAGGGGGTCGAAAAGGCCAGGGCCGACGGCGTAGACACCGTGATTGTGGACACGGCGGGCCGTTTGCAGATCGACCCCAAGATGATGGCCGAGCTGGCCGACATCAAGACCGCCATCGACCCCGACGAAGTGCTGCTGGTGGTCGATGCCATGACCGGCCAGGAGGCCGCCAACCTGACCCGCACCTTCCACGACCAGATCGGCATTACCGGGGCCATTCTCACCAAAATGGACGGTGACGCTCGGGGCGGGGCCGCCCTCTCTGTCCGTCAGATCTCGGGACAACCGATCAAGTTCATCGGCGTGGGCGAAAAGGTGGAGGCGCTCCAGCCCTTCTACCCTGACCGGATGGCCTCCCGCATTCTGGGCATGGGCGATGTGCTTACTCTGGTGGAAAAGGCCCAGGAGGCTGTGGACATTGCCGACGCCGAAAAGCTGACCCAAAAAATCCTCGAAGCGGAGTTTGACTTCGACGACTTCCTCAAGCAAATGCGCTTCATGAAGAGCATGGGCTCCCTGGGCAGCATCATGAAGCTGATCCCCGGCATGGGCAAGCAAATTTCGGGTGAAATGCTGGAGCAGGGCGAAGTGCAGCTCAAGCGCTGCGAAGCCATGATCAACTCCATGACCACCGAGGAGCGCAAGCACCCCAACCTGCTCTCTAGCTCTCCCAGCCGTCGCCGCCGGATTGCCAAAGGCTCGGGCCACCAGGAAAAAGACGTGGGCAAGCTGGTCAGCGACTTCACCAAAATGCGCACCATGATGCAGCAGATGGGGCGCGGCGGGGGGCTCCCCGGCATGGGCGGTGGCATGCCAGGCATGGGTGGCGGTTTTCCGGGCATGGGCGGCGGCATGCCGGGGATGGGCGGCATGGGCGGCAGGCCACAGCCCGGTTTTCGTGCTCCCAGCAACAAAAAGCAGAAAACTCAGAAGAAAAAGAAGGGCTTTGGCGAACTGTAG